A part of Scleropages formosus chromosome 3, fSclFor1.1, whole genome shotgun sequence genomic DNA contains:
- the rabggtb gene encoding geranylgeranyl transferase type-2 subunit beta isoform X2, producing MSGIYWGLTVMDLMGQLHRMNKDEITEFIKSCQHECGGISASIGHDPHLLYTLSAVQILTLYGNVSAIDVEKVVEYVKGLQQEDGSFAGDKWGEIDTRFSFCAVATLALLGKLDAINVDKAVEFVLSCMNFDGGFGCRPGSESHAGQIYCCTGFLSVTGQLHQVNADLLGWWLCERQLPSGGLNGRPEKLPDVCYSWWVLASLKIIGRIHWIDKNKLRSFILACQDEETGGFADRPGDMVDPFHTLFGVAGLSLLGEEQIKPVNPVFCMPEEVLDRIGLQPEILG from the exons ATGAGTGGCATCTATTGGGGCCTCACGGTGATGGATCTAATGGGGCAGCTGCATCGCATGAACAAGGATGAGATCACAGAGTTCATCAAGTCCTGCCAGCATGAGTGCGGCGGGATCAGCGCCAGCATCGGCCATGACCCGCACTTGCTCTACACCCTGAGTGCTGTACAG atCCTCACGTTATATGGTAACGTTAGTGCAATCGACGTAGAGAAGGTGGTGGAGTATGTGAAGGGGCTACAGCAAGAAGATGGGTCTTTTGCTGGAGACAAATGGG GTGAAATTGACACAAGGTTCTCCTTCTGTGCTGTGGCAACCTTGGCTCTGCTG GGTAAACTTGACGCAATAAACGTGGACAAAGCAGTCGAGTTTGTCCTCTCTTGTATGAACTTTGATGGAGGATTTGGCTGCAGGCCTGGCTCAGAGTCCCATGCTGGTCAG ATCTACTGCTGTACAGGGTTCCTTTCCGTCACTGGCCAGTTGCACCAGGTCAACGCAGACCTGCTGGGGTGGTGGCTCTGCGAGCGTCAGCTGCCGTCTGGCGGGCTCAACGGGCGGCCCGAGAAG CTGCCTGATGTTTGCTACTCCTGGTGGGTTCTGGCCTCCTTGAAGATCATTGGCAGGATCCACTGGATTGACAAGAACAAACTACGCTCCTTCATCTTGGCCTGCCAAGATGAGGAGACGGGTGGCTTCGCAGACAGGCCTGGAGACATG GTGGACCCATTCCACACCTTGTTTGGAGTTGCGGGGCTCTCTCTGTTGGGGGAGGAGCAGATCAAGCCCGTGAACCCTGTGTTCTGCATGCCGGAGGAGGTGCTCGACAGGATCGGCCTGCAGCCAGAGATCCTGGGCTAA
- the rabggtb gene encoding geranylgeranyl transferase type-2 subunit beta isoform X3 codes for MGTQVKDVVIKPDSPNTLLLEKHADYIAAYGSKKDDYEYTLSEYLRMSGIYWGLTVMDLMGQLHRMNKDEITEFIKSCQHECGGISASIGHDPHLLYTLSAVQILTLYGNVSAIDVEKVVEYVKGLQQEDGSFAGDKWGEIDTRFSFCAVATLALLGKLDAINVDKAVEFVLSCMNFDGGFGCRPGSESHAGQIYCCTGFLSVTGQLHQVNADLLGWWLCERQLPSGGLNGRPEKVDPFHTLFGVAGLSLLGEEQIKPVNPVFCMPEEVLDRIGLQPEILG; via the exons ATG GGGACCCAAGTGAAAGATGTTGTTATAAAGCCCGATTCTCCAAATACTCTCCTGTTAGAGAAACATGCAGACTATATTGCAGCTTATGGATCTAAAAAAGATGACTAT GAGTACACACTTTCAGAGTACCTGCGCATGAGTGGCATCTATTGGGGCCTCACGGTGATGGATCTAATGGGGCAGCTGCATCGCATGAACAAGGATGAGATCACAGAGTTCATCAAGTCCTGCCAGCATGAGTGCGGCGGGATCAGCGCCAGCATCGGCCATGACCCGCACTTGCTCTACACCCTGAGTGCTGTACAG atCCTCACGTTATATGGTAACGTTAGTGCAATCGACGTAGAGAAGGTGGTGGAGTATGTGAAGGGGCTACAGCAAGAAGATGGGTCTTTTGCTGGAGACAAATGGG GTGAAATTGACACAAGGTTCTCCTTCTGTGCTGTGGCAACCTTGGCTCTGCTG GGTAAACTTGACGCAATAAACGTGGACAAAGCAGTCGAGTTTGTCCTCTCTTGTATGAACTTTGATGGAGGATTTGGCTGCAGGCCTGGCTCAGAGTCCCATGCTGGTCAG ATCTACTGCTGTACAGGGTTCCTTTCCGTCACTGGCCAGTTGCACCAGGTCAACGCAGACCTGCTGGGGTGGTGGCTCTGCGAGCGTCAGCTGCCGTCTGGCGGGCTCAACGGGCGGCCCGAGAAG GTGGACCCATTCCACACCTTGTTTGGAGTTGCGGGGCTCTCTCTGTTGGGGGAGGAGCAGATCAAGCCCGTGAACCCTGTGTTCTGCATGCCGGAGGAGGTGCTCGACAGGATCGGCCTGCAGCCAGAGATCCTGGGCTAA
- the acadm gene encoding medium-chain specific acyl-CoA dehydrogenase, mitochondrial — translation MVFFKVLRASVQTGLRFQGTSARAATSTLKTAQGGFRFELTDQQKEFQEVARKFAREEIIPAAPSYDKSGEYPVALIKRAWELGLINSHIPESCGGMGLGIFDACLITEELAYGCTGVQTAIEANSLGQMPVIIAGNDMQKKKYLGRMTEEPLMCAYCVTEPGAGSDVAGIKTRAEKKGDEYVVNGQKMWITNGGKANWYFLLARTDPDPKCPASKAFTGFIVDADTPGVQMGRKEMNMGQRCSDTRGITFEDVRIPKENVLIGEGAGFKIAMGAFDKTRPPVAAGATGLAQRALDEATKYSLERKTFGRLISDHQAVAFLLAEMAIKVELARLAYQRAAWEVDEGRRNTYYASIAKAFAGDIANQVASDAVQVFGGNGYNSEYPVEKLMRDAKIYQIYEGTAQIQRLIISREHLVKFKN, via the exons ATGGTTTTCTTCAAG GTGTTAAGGGCGTCCGTTCAGACTGGACTGAGGTTCCAGGGTACCAGTGCCAGGGCAGCCACCAGTACCCTGAAAACAGCGCAGGGAGGATTTAGGTTTG AGCTTACAGACCAACAAAAGGAGTTCCAGGAAGTGGCAAGAAAGTTTGCCAGGGAAGAAATCATTCCTGCTGCACCAAGCTATGACAAAAGTGGCGAA TATCCGGTTGCACTCATCAAGAGGGCTTGGGAGCTTGGTCTAATAAATAGCCACATTCCCGAAAGCTGCG GTGGAATGGGCCTGGGTATATTTGATGCCTGCCTCATAACAGAAGAACTGGCCTATGGCTGCACTGGAGTCCAGACAGCGATTGAAGCAAATTCTCTGGGG CAAATGCCAGTCATTATAGCAGGCAATGACATGCAAAAGAAGAAATACCTGGGAAGAATGACAGAAGAACCTCTGATGTGT GCATACTGTGTGACAGAGCCAGGTGCGGGCTCTGATGTGGCTGGGATCAAAACCCGTGCCGAGAAAAAGGGCGACGAGTATGTTGTTAACGGGCAAAAGATGTGGATTACAAATGGAGGGAAAGCCAACTG GTATTTTCTCTTGGCACGAACAGATCCTGATCCCAAGTGCCCTGCTAGCAAGGCATTCACCGGCTTTATCGTGGATGCTGACACCCCAGGAGTTCAAATGGGCAGAAAG GAAATGAATATGGGCCAGAGGTGTTCAGACACCCGGGGAATCACTTTCGAGGATGTCAGAATACCAAAAGAGAATGTTCTGATTGGTGAAGGTGCTGGATTTAAAATAGCCATGGGTGCTTTCGATAAAACCCGTCCACCG GTGGCTGCAGGGGCAACAGGGCTAGCACAGAGAGCACTTGATGAAGCAACAAAATATTCCCTGGAGAGGAAGACCTTTGGAAGGTTAATCTCAGAT CACCAGGCAGTTGCATTCTTGCTGGCAGAGATGGCAATAAAAGTGGAGCTGGCCAGGCTGGCTTACCAGCGGGCTGCATGGGAGGTGGACGAGGGCCGCAGGAACACATACTATGCTTCCATTGCCAAAGCTTTTGCTGGTGATATTGCCAATCAAGTTGCCAGTGATGCTGTTCAAGTCTTTGGTGGAAATGGGTACAACAGTGAATATCCAGTGGAGAAGTTGATGAGGGATGCAAAAATCTACCAG ATCTATGAGGGCACTGCTCAGATCCAACGATTGATCATTTCACGTGAACATCTtgtgaaattcaagaactga
- the rabggtb gene encoding geranylgeranyl transferase type-2 subunit beta isoform X1, translated as MGTQVKDVVIKPDSPNTLLLEKHADYIAAYGSKKDDYEYTLSEYLRMSGIYWGLTVMDLMGQLHRMNKDEITEFIKSCQHECGGISASIGHDPHLLYTLSAVQILTLYGNVSAIDVEKVVEYVKGLQQEDGSFAGDKWGEIDTRFSFCAVATLALLGKLDAINVDKAVEFVLSCMNFDGGFGCRPGSESHAGQIYCCTGFLSVTGQLHQVNADLLGWWLCERQLPSGGLNGRPEKLPDVCYSWWVLASLKIIGRIHWIDKNKLRSFILACQDEETGGFADRPGDMVDPFHTLFGVAGLSLLGEEQIKPVNPVFCMPEEVLDRIGLQPEILG; from the exons ATG GGGACCCAAGTGAAAGATGTTGTTATAAAGCCCGATTCTCCAAATACTCTCCTGTTAGAGAAACATGCAGACTATATTGCAGCTTATGGATCTAAAAAAGATGACTAT GAGTACACACTTTCAGAGTACCTGCGCATGAGTGGCATCTATTGGGGCCTCACGGTGATGGATCTAATGGGGCAGCTGCATCGCATGAACAAGGATGAGATCACAGAGTTCATCAAGTCCTGCCAGCATGAGTGCGGCGGGATCAGCGCCAGCATCGGCCATGACCCGCACTTGCTCTACACCCTGAGTGCTGTACAG atCCTCACGTTATATGGTAACGTTAGTGCAATCGACGTAGAGAAGGTGGTGGAGTATGTGAAGGGGCTACAGCAAGAAGATGGGTCTTTTGCTGGAGACAAATGGG GTGAAATTGACACAAGGTTCTCCTTCTGTGCTGTGGCAACCTTGGCTCTGCTG GGTAAACTTGACGCAATAAACGTGGACAAAGCAGTCGAGTTTGTCCTCTCTTGTATGAACTTTGATGGAGGATTTGGCTGCAGGCCTGGCTCAGAGTCCCATGCTGGTCAG ATCTACTGCTGTACAGGGTTCCTTTCCGTCACTGGCCAGTTGCACCAGGTCAACGCAGACCTGCTGGGGTGGTGGCTCTGCGAGCGTCAGCTGCCGTCTGGCGGGCTCAACGGGCGGCCCGAGAAG CTGCCTGATGTTTGCTACTCCTGGTGGGTTCTGGCCTCCTTGAAGATCATTGGCAGGATCCACTGGATTGACAAGAACAAACTACGCTCCTTCATCTTGGCCTGCCAAGATGAGGAGACGGGTGGCTTCGCAGACAGGCCTGGAGACATG GTGGACCCATTCCACACCTTGTTTGGAGTTGCGGGGCTCTCTCTGTTGGGGGAGGAGCAGATCAAGCCCGTGAACCCTGTGTTCTGCATGCCGGAGGAGGTGCTCGACAGGATCGGCCTGCAGCCAGAGATCCTGGGCTAA